A DNA window from uncultured Methanoregula sp. contains the following coding sequences:
- a CDS encoding transketolase C-terminal domain-containing protein has product MKKIATGNKAVAEAVKQVKPGVVAAYPITPQTEIVEQIAEFVSSGELKSRYIAVESEHSAMAACIGASITGTRTFTATSSHGLLYMHEMTNWAVGARLPIVMANVNRSLGPGWNIWAEHTDALQERDTGWLQVYVSSVQEAYDATLMAFRIAEHSDVLLPVMVNLDGFVLSHIMQPLETVDLKDFIPQTNLPHAIDVKNPAGYGGLTGPDQQFRFRWDIERSIRDSVKVIEATEKEFAKRFGRKYGFTEDYCCDDAEVIIVAMGTLGKEAEVAVDLLRKEGIKAGSMRLRWFRPFPKLDLKGKEVVVIDRDYSFGRGGILATEIMAQTKEEVFSVIAGLGGQEVTYDDIAGFVRSRRIGEEFWFGVNNHV; this is encoded by the coding sequence ATGAAGAAGATCGCAACCGGGAACAAGGCCGTGGCAGAGGCGGTAAAACAGGTTAAGCCCGGCGTTGTTGCCGCCTACCCGATCACCCCCCAGACCGAGATCGTGGAACAAATAGCAGAGTTCGTCTCCAGCGGGGAACTGAAAAGCAGGTACATCGCAGTCGAGAGCGAGCATTCGGCAATGGCCGCCTGTATCGGGGCTTCCATCACCGGGACCCGCACGTTCACGGCAACGAGCTCGCACGGGCTTCTGTACATGCACGAGATGACCAACTGGGCGGTGGGTGCCCGGCTTCCCATTGTGATGGCAAATGTGAACCGCTCCCTCGGGCCCGGCTGGAACATCTGGGCGGAACACACCGATGCCCTGCAGGAGCGCGACACCGGCTGGCTCCAGGTCTATGTCAGCTCTGTCCAGGAAGCCTACGATGCAACTCTCATGGCATTCCGCATCGCCGAACACAGCGATGTGCTCCTGCCGGTGATGGTGAACCTGGACGGATTTGTCCTCTCCCACATCATGCAGCCCCTTGAGACGGTGGATCTGAAAGACTTCATCCCCCAAACCAACCTCCCCCATGCGATCGATGTCAAAAATCCCGCGGGGTACGGCGGGCTGACCGGTCCCGATCAGCAGTTCCGGTTCCGCTGGGATATCGAGCGCTCGATCCGGGACTCGGTAAAAGTTATCGAGGCAACCGAGAAGGAATTCGCAAAAAGGTTTGGCAGGAAATACGGGTTCACCGAGGATTACTGCTGCGATGATGCCGAGGTGATCATCGTTGCGATGGGGACGCTCGGGAAGGAAGCCGAAGTTGCAGTCGATCTCCTCCGCAAAGAGGGGATCAAAGCAGGTTCGATGCGCCTGCGCTGGTTCCGGCCGTTCCCAAAACTCGATCTCAAGGGAAAAGAGGTCGTGGTCATCGATCGCGACTACTCGTTTGGCAGGGGAGGAATCCTGGCAACCGAGATCATGGCCCAGACAAAGGAAGAAGTCTTCAGCGTCATCGCCGGTCTCGGCGGGCAGGAAGTCACGTACGACGACATTGCCGGTTTCGTGCGGAGCCGTCGTATCGGGGAAGAGTTCTGGTTCGGGGTGAACAACCATGTTTGA
- a CDS encoding 2-oxoacid:acceptor oxidoreductase family protein yields the protein MFEIRIHSRGGQGGVTAARLLALAAIHDGKYATACPFYGAERRGAPIVSFVRIDDKPIKIYSQIKKPDMVIVLDASVMDVVDVLQGLKKGGSVLINSAHAREFAGFRSGHVDLTGIALKETLVVAGSPILNTPVLGALAKMEIVSAESAKTAIREMFSDERNVKAAEAAYKEMSI from the coding sequence ATGTTTGAGATCCGCATCCACTCCCGGGGCGGGCAAGGGGGCGTTACCGCTGCCCGGCTTCTCGCCCTTGCTGCAATCCATGACGGCAAGTATGCCACCGCGTGCCCGTTCTACGGGGCAGAGCGCCGGGGTGCCCCGATCGTCTCGTTTGTCCGGATCGATGACAAACCCATCAAGATCTACAGCCAGATCAAGAAGCCGGATATGGTCATTGTCCTGGACGCAAGCGTCATGGACGTGGTCGATGTCCTCCAGGGCCTGAAAAAAGGCGGAAGCGTTCTCATCAACAGCGCCCATGCCCGGGAGTTTGCCGGGTTCAGATCCGGCCATGTCGATCTCACGGGCATCGCCCTCAAGGAGACCCTTGTTGTTGCAGGAAGCCCGATCCTGAACACGCCGGTCCTCGGTGCCCTTGCAAAGATGGAGATCGTCTCGGCAGAGTCGGCAAAAACCGCGATCCGCGAGATGTTTTCCGATGAGCGCAATGTCAAGGCAGCAGAAGCTGCGTACAAGGAGATGAGCATATGA
- a CDS encoding 4Fe-4S binding protein: MSSTQRERLAISRPTEGAAGKTGTWRVFRPVVDKEKCNACGLCQTYCPDGTIDEDLNIDLAFCKGCGICANECPKKAITMIREEK; encoded by the coding sequence ATGAGCAGCACACAGCGGGAACGACTGGCGATCAGCCGGCCGACAGAAGGCGCCGCAGGAAAGACCGGAACCTGGCGGGTATTCCGGCCTGTCGTGGACAAGGAAAAATGCAATGCCTGCGGGCTCTGCCAGACCTACTGCCCTGACGGGACAATCGACGAGGATCTCAATATCGATCTGGCATTCTGCAAAGGCTGCGGTATCTGCGCCAACGAATGCCCGAAAAAAGCGATCACGATGATCCGCGAAGAGAAATAA
- the thsA gene encoding thermosome subunit alpha: protein MSQQLGGQQILILKEGSTRTRGRDAQGMNITAAKAVASAVRTTLGPKGMDKMLVDTIGDVVITNDGVTILKEMDIEHPAAKMMVEVAKTQDDEVGDGTTTAVVIAGELLKKAEDLLEQDVHPTIIAAGYRQAAEKAQALLKDLAFDVKATDKALLVNIAGTAMTGKGAEASKDKLCDLVVRAVTMVTDNDGKVDIENIKVEKKTGGSIEDSEIVEGVLIDKERVHPSMPKKVTGAKILLLNAAVEFKKTEVDAEINITSPDQLQAFLDEEERMVKGIVDKIVKSGANVLFCQKGIDDIAQHYLAKAGIFATRRVKKSDMEKLARATGATLVSSIDAISKEELGKAGLVEERKVGGEEMTFVEQCKNPKAVSIIVKGGTDHVVDELERAIHDALRVVGVVVEDKKVVAGGGAIETELSLRLREYAATVGGRAQLAIEAFASALEVIPRTLAENAGLDPIDMLVEIRAAHEKGKKTHGLNVFEGKAVDMKAAGVVEPLRVKTQAISSAAEAAVMILRIDDVIASSKSPMPEGGMPPGGMGGMGGMGGMPPGMGDF from the coding sequence ATGTCACAGCAACTTGGAGGACAGCAGATACTTATTCTCAAAGAAGGCAGCACCCGTACCCGCGGCCGCGACGCCCAGGGTATGAACATAACCGCCGCAAAGGCAGTTGCAAGTGCAGTCAGGACCACGCTCGGTCCCAAGGGTATGGACAAGATGCTCGTCGACACAATCGGCGATGTCGTGATCACGAACGACGGTGTCACCATCTTGAAGGAAATGGACATCGAGCACCCGGCCGCAAAGATGATGGTCGAGGTTGCAAAGACCCAGGACGATGAAGTCGGCGATGGTACCACCACCGCAGTCGTCATTGCCGGGGAACTCCTCAAGAAGGCAGAAGACCTTCTCGAACAGGATGTCCACCCGACGATCATCGCAGCCGGCTACCGCCAGGCTGCAGAGAAGGCACAGGCACTCTTAAAGGACCTGGCCTTTGATGTGAAGGCGACCGACAAGGCGCTTCTCGTGAACATTGCAGGAACCGCAATGACCGGCAAGGGTGCAGAAGCATCCAAGGACAAGCTCTGCGACCTCGTTGTCAGGGCAGTCACCATGGTCACGGACAATGACGGCAAGGTCGATATCGAGAACATCAAGGTCGAGAAGAAGACCGGTGGCTCGATCGAAGACTCCGAGATTGTAGAAGGCGTACTCATCGACAAGGAACGCGTCCACCCCTCGATGCCCAAGAAGGTCACCGGCGCCAAGATCCTTCTCCTGAACGCAGCAGTCGAGTTCAAGAAGACCGAAGTCGATGCCGAGATCAACATCACCTCCCCCGACCAGCTTCAGGCATTCCTCGATGAAGAGGAGCGCATGGTCAAGGGTATCGTTGACAAGATCGTCAAGAGCGGTGCAAATGTTCTCTTCTGCCAGAAGGGTATCGATGACATTGCACAGCACTACCTTGCAAAGGCAGGCATCTTTGCAACCCGCCGTGTCAAGAAGAGCGACATGGAGAAACTCGCCCGGGCAACCGGTGCAACTCTTGTCTCCTCCATTGACGCGATCAGCAAGGAAGAGCTCGGAAAAGCCGGCCTTGTGGAAGAGCGCAAGGTTGGCGGCGAAGAGATGACCTTTGTCGAGCAGTGCAAGAACCCGAAGGCAGTCTCCATCATCGTCAAGGGTGGCACGGACCATGTTGTCGACGAACTCGAGCGGGCAATCCACGACGCACTCCGCGTTGTCGGTGTCGTTGTCGAGGACAAGAAAGTCGTCGCCGGTGGCGGTGCAATCGAGACCGAGCTCTCGCTCCGTCTCCGCGAATATGCAGCAACCGTCGGTGGCCGGGCCCAGCTCGCTATCGAAGCTTTCGCATCAGCACTCGAAGTCATTCCGCGCACCCTTGCCGAGAATGCAGGTCTCGACCCCATCGACATGCTTGTCGAGATCCGTGCAGCCCACGAGAAGGGCAAGAAGACCCACGGCCTCAATGTGTTCGAAGGTAAAGCTGTTGACATGAAGGCGGCCGGCGTTGTCGAGCCCCTCCGCGTCAAGACCCAGGCCATCTCCTCTGCTGCAGAAGCAGCGGTCATGATCCTCAGGATTGACGATGTCATCGCCTCCTCCAAGAGCCCGATGCCCGAAGGCGGTATGCCTCCGGGTGGCATGGGCGGTATGGGTGGCATGGGCGGCATGCCTCCGGGCATGGGCGACTTCTAA
- a CDS encoding transcriptional regulator, with amino-acid sequence MSQDRQLQLVTSVMITAGFDVSERFSLRPRSFDLIARNNGTLLVIKVVAHIDSVSEEVAFDLEVISRHLGGVPLIVGERARDAELERGAVYVRYGIYAISPSTLYDYFVEKIPPLVYASPGGLYVNINGDELKDLREKRNMSLGDLGNVLGVSRRTISKYESGMGTTLEVAIRIEEFFDTGVVESIDLIRHEPPKAMEPNSTASAGLRSPMAFLEQIGVRMHELHGAPFQALLTFDKHTILTGYGPAQKVVKRAALIGNLSQIAKKHAICIITDSTKEKKIGKTLVISEQRLHRIEDGFELIDLIGD; translated from the coding sequence ATGTCCCAGGATCGCCAGCTCCAGCTGGTCACGAGTGTCATGATCACGGCCGGGTTCGATGTCTCCGAGCGGTTCAGCCTCCGCCCCCGGAGTTTCGACCTCATTGCCCGGAACAACGGCACGCTGCTCGTGATCAAGGTGGTTGCCCACATCGACTCCGTGAGCGAAGAAGTTGCTTTCGATCTGGAAGTCATATCCCGGCACCTGGGCGGGGTTCCCCTGATCGTAGGCGAGCGGGCCCGGGACGCTGAACTGGAACGGGGGGCGGTGTACGTCCGGTACGGGATCTACGCGATCAGCCCGTCGACCCTGTACGACTATTTCGTTGAGAAGATTCCTCCCCTGGTGTACGCATCTCCCGGCGGACTTTATGTCAATATCAATGGCGACGAACTCAAGGATCTCCGCGAGAAGCGGAATATGTCGCTTGGCGATCTTGGGAATGTACTCGGCGTCTCGCGCCGGACGATCAGCAAGTACGAGAGCGGTATGGGAACAACCCTTGAAGTCGCCATCCGGATCGAGGAGTTCTTCGATACCGGGGTGGTCGAATCCATCGACCTGATCCGGCATGAACCCCCAAAAGCCATGGAACCGAACAGCACCGCCAGTGCCGGGCTCAGAAGCCCCATGGCGTTCCTGGAACAGATCGGGGTGCGTATGCACGAGCTTCACGGGGCACCGTTCCAGGCGCTCCTCACGTTTGACAAACACACCATCCTGACCGGCTATGGGCCGGCCCAGAAAGTGGTGAAACGCGCAGCTCTTATCGGGAACCTCTCCCAGATTGCCAAAAAGCACGCGATATGCATCATCACCGACTCAACCAAAGAGAAGAAGATCGGAAAGACGCTCGTGATAAGCGAGCAGCGTCTCCACCGCATCGAAGACGGGTTCGAACTCATCGACCTGATCGGCGACTGA
- a CDS encoding tRNA(Ile)(2)-agmatinylcytidine synthase, which produces MLIGIDDTDSPAGMCTTYLGAVLARRLIRDHMRVREARLVRLNPNVTFKTRGNAAIMLDVDGDPDRAFALACDLVEELADQSCENTNPGVVVVTQKCDPAFYRKAVTDFCSIEEAVTLLERSGARYRGWKNRRGLIGATAAVASDLEDRTSEILVYREPQRFGTPRQVDRASLFAAEEATFPHTWDTVDVTNDVVVCVPHTPDPVLFGIRGESPQWVMTARQMIISEKPALEQIWVTNQGTDAHLIDAVLSGLCEGRSYRVPGTVTDAPKTGTGGHVSFTIRDGDHSVRCMAYEPTKNFRQIVRQLMPGDTVIACGSFKKESINLEKLLLVSLARAKTIRPPLCTTCNKRMTSDGKGKGYKCKRCSARAAEPEIVEISRTLKTGWYEVPPTARRHLAKPLCRGIPE; this is translated from the coding sequence ATGCTGATCGGGATTGATGACACGGACTCGCCAGCGGGTATGTGCACTACCTACCTCGGGGCAGTGCTTGCCCGCAGGCTGATCCGGGACCATATGCGTGTGCGCGAGGCCCGGCTCGTCCGGCTCAACCCGAACGTGACCTTCAAGACCCGGGGGAACGCGGCGATAATGCTCGACGTTGACGGCGATCCGGACCGGGCGTTTGCCCTTGCGTGCGATCTCGTGGAGGAGCTTGCAGACCAGTCCTGCGAGAACACAAACCCGGGAGTTGTTGTTGTGACGCAAAAATGCGATCCGGCATTTTACCGGAAAGCGGTCACGGACTTCTGCTCGATCGAGGAGGCAGTTACCCTTCTTGAAAGATCCGGCGCCCGGTACCGGGGCTGGAAGAACCGGCGCGGACTCATTGGGGCAACAGCGGCTGTGGCAAGCGATCTCGAAGACCGGACATCCGAGATTCTGGTCTACCGCGAACCGCAGCGGTTCGGCACACCCCGTCAGGTTGACCGGGCGAGCCTGTTTGCTGCGGAAGAGGCCACCTTTCCGCATACCTGGGACACGGTGGATGTGACAAACGATGTGGTGGTCTGTGTCCCGCACACACCCGACCCGGTCCTCTTTGGGATCCGGGGCGAGAGCCCGCAGTGGGTGATGACAGCCCGGCAGATGATCATCTCAGAGAAGCCGGCACTCGAACAGATCTGGGTCACCAACCAGGGAACCGACGCCCACCTGATCGATGCTGTGCTAAGCGGCCTTTGCGAAGGGCGGTCCTACCGGGTCCCGGGGACCGTCACGGATGCACCGAAGACAGGCACCGGGGGGCATGTCTCATTCACTATCCGCGATGGCGATCACTCCGTGCGGTGCATGGCGTATGAACCGACAAAAAATTTCCGGCAGATCGTGCGGCAGCTGATGCCGGGCGACACCGTCATCGCATGCGGGAGTTTCAAAAAGGAGAGCATCAACCTGGAGAAGCTCCTTTTGGTCTCGCTTGCCAGAGCCAAAACCATCAGACCCCCCCTCTGCACAACCTGCAACAAACGGATGACGAGCGATGGGAAAGGCAAAGGCTACAAATGCAAACGCTGCAGCGCCCGGGCTGCGGAACCGGAGATTGTGGAAATTTCGCGTACGCTGAAGACCGGATGGTATGAAGTACCACCAACGGCACGAAGGCACCTGGCAAAACCCCTGTGCCGGGGAATCCCGGAATGA